A single region of the Rhipicephalus microplus isolate Deutch F79 chromosome 10, USDA_Rmic, whole genome shotgun sequence genome encodes:
- the LOC119180633 gene encoding uncharacterized protein LOC119180633: MQNILVVGMAMIALSSSQDCEDNHGKYFAFHNITLVGDETKYPCLQCFAPPCEGDEQSMTPLTATLELCCRICSQVMESGAACNLERTEPAVVCQENDICSTTKRVCVEECIIPPPSTFY, translated from the exons ATGCAAAACATACTGGTGGTGGGAATGGCGATGATCGCTCTATCGTCGAGTCAGGATTGCGAGGATAACCATGGCAAGTACTTCGCCTTCCACAACATTACCCTCGTAGGAGACGAGACGAAGTACCCGTGCCTGCAGTGTTTCGCTCCTCCCTGTGAAGGAGATGAACAATCGATGACACCCCTGACTGCAACGCTGGAACTTTGCTGCAGAATATGTTCCCAGGTGATGG AGAGTGGCGCTGCATGTAATCTTGAGCGAACCGAGCCCGCTGTTGTCTGTCAGGAGAACGACATCTGTAGCACCACCAAGAGGGTCTGCGTGGAAGAATGCATCATCCCGCCTCCATCAACTTTTTACTGA